The proteins below come from a single Anaerobaca lacustris genomic window:
- a CDS encoding tyrosine-protein phosphatase, with amino-acid sequence MTPQDSNTTKGAVEASFIDVHCHCLPGLDDGPPDVPAALTLCRALAADRIATVVATPHQLGRYDGRYDARMIRRAVAQLNELLAEARIPLSVLPGADIRIDERIEDMVRSDEIVTVADGKRYLLLELPHEVFIDPEMLLARLVEGGLCGVITHPERHAFLAERPEFVRRWVPYRPCLQITAGSFLGGFGRRSEEAAWAFLREPLPLAVATDAHDTAGRAPCMSEAYRLLHRYVGRDEADILCMENPRRLVAGEALVSLNVE; translated from the coding sequence ATGACGCCGCAGGACTCCAATACAACCAAAGGCGCCGTAGAGGCGAGCTTCATCGACGTGCACTGTCACTGCCTGCCCGGTCTGGACGACGGTCCGCCCGATGTGCCGGCGGCCCTGACGCTGTGTCGGGCCCTCGCGGCCGACCGCATCGCGACCGTCGTGGCCACGCCTCACCAACTCGGACGCTACGACGGACGCTACGACGCCCGGATGATCCGACGGGCGGTCGCGCAGCTCAATGAGCTGCTTGCGGAGGCCCGGATCCCATTGAGCGTTCTGCCGGGGGCGGATATTCGAATCGACGAACGGATCGAAGACATGGTGCGATCCGATGAGATCGTTACAGTGGCCGATGGGAAGCGATACCTGCTGCTTGAACTGCCGCATGAGGTCTTCATCGATCCGGAGATGCTGCTGGCAAGGCTGGTGGAGGGGGGGCTCTGCGGCGTCATCACGCACCCGGAACGTCATGCGTTCCTTGCGGAACGCCCGGAGTTCGTCCGTCGGTGGGTCCCATATCGGCCGTGCCTGCAGATTACCGCGGGCAGTTTTCTCGGCGGTTTCGGCCGGCGAAGCGAAGAGGCCGCATGGGCGTTCCTCAGAGAGCCGCTGCCCTTGGCCGTTGCCACCGACGCCCACGACACCGCCGGGCGCGCCCCCTGTATGAGCGAGGCGTATCGCCTGCTCCATCGGTACGTCGGCCGCGACGAGGCCGACATTCTCTGCATGGAGAACCCGCGACGACTCGTCGCAGGAGAGGCGCTGGTCAGCCTGAATGTGGAGTGA
- a CDS encoding S1C family serine protease, producing the protein MEESNVGRNRIPTPPDHSRGLILLLVALLVVLLFWQIRPWLFGVHDRHATPRAITPRGDLAEHEKSTIELFRQASPSVVFITSKAVRRDLFSLYATEVPQGTGSGFVWDENGYIVTNFHVIKDAQAADVTLADHSTWPARLVGAEPDKDLAVLKIDTQGRALPAIAVGTSSDLEVGQQVFAIGNPFGFDQTLTTGVISGLGRVIQSLTGRPIEGVIQTDAAINPGNSGGPLLDSAGRLIGINTAIVSPSGAYAGIGFAVPVDVVNRLVPQIIRYGRPPRAGLGVIFFEDYIVRRLGMEGVLIREVRSGSAAEKAGLRSARYDSRGRMAGDLIVAVDGQPVRNSRDLYRLLDVREVGDRVVLSVWRPEGKTDIEVTLQSL; encoded by the coding sequence ATGGAAGAAAGCAACGTGGGTCGAAACCGCATCCCTACGCCACCGGATCACAGCCGGGGATTGATCCTGCTGCTGGTGGCGCTGCTGGTGGTGCTGCTCTTCTGGCAGATCAGGCCCTGGCTCTTTGGCGTGCACGACCGCCATGCCACGCCGCGCGCCATCACACCGCGAGGCGACCTTGCAGAACACGAGAAGAGCACGATCGAGCTGTTTCGGCAGGCCTCGCCATCGGTGGTGTTCATCACCAGTAAGGCCGTTCGACGAGATCTGTTCAGTCTGTATGCTACCGAAGTGCCCCAGGGGACGGGGTCGGGCTTCGTCTGGGATGAAAACGGGTACATCGTGACGAATTTCCACGTCATCAAGGACGCCCAGGCCGCCGACGTCACCCTGGCGGACCATTCGACGTGGCCGGCCCGACTCGTCGGGGCCGAGCCGGACAAGGATCTGGCCGTCCTGAAGATCGACACGCAGGGCCGCGCCCTGCCCGCCATAGCCGTCGGCACTTCGAGCGACCTCGAGGTCGGACAGCAGGTCTTTGCCATCGGCAATCCCTTCGGATTCGACCAGACCCTGACGACCGGCGTGATCAGTGGCCTGGGCCGTGTGATCCAGTCGCTGACGGGTCGTCCCATCGAGGGGGTGATCCAGACCGATGCGGCTATCAATCCGGGCAACTCCGGCGGGCCGCTGCTGGACAGCGCCGGCCGACTGATCGGGATCAACACCGCCATCGTCAGTCCCTCCGGGGCGTACGCCGGGATCGGTTTTGCCGTGCCGGTCGACGTGGTCAATCGTCTGGTTCCGCAGATCATTCGCTATGGCCGCCCGCCCAGGGCCGGTCTCGGTGTGATCTTCTTCGAGGACTACATCGTGCGGCGCCTTGGCATGGAAGGCGTGCTCATCCGCGAGGTGAGGTCCGGCAGCGCCGCCGAGAAGGCGGGTCTGCGATCGGCGCGGTACGACTCTCGCGGCCGAATGGCGGGCGATCTGATCGTCGCCGTGGACGGCCAGCCGGTGCGCAACAGCCGCGATCTGTACCGTCTTCTCGACGTACGCGAGGTTGGAGATCGAGTGGTGCTGAGCGTGTGGCGTCCGGAGGGAAAGACGGATATCGAAGTGACGCTGCAATCGCTATGA
- a CDS encoding nucleotide sugar dehydrogenase: MAKRKSANPKGDGASVYVGIVGLGYVGLPLAREFCKGGAKVLGFDVNSKAVATINRGRSPIKHIPHTTMSEMIGSGQFRATEDMRELSKPDAILICVPTPLTKNREPDLQYVETTCHTIAKYLRKGQLVVLESTTYPGTTREVMLPILEQSGLKAEKDFFLAYSPEREDPGNKSFQTSTIPKVIGGYGKESLRRALEVYRCAIETLVPVDNCEVAEAAKILENTYRCINIALVNELKMLFDRMGIDVWEVIRAAGTKPFGFSAFYPGPGLGGHCIPIDPFYLTWKARQYAMPTRFIELAGEINTGMPEYVVQRTADALNERRKSLKGSRVLVLGLAYKPDIDDVRESPSLELIEMLKEKGAKVDYNDPYIPQTHKQREYDLRMKSKPLTAKTLAGYDAVLIATNHSEYDYAWIVRHARLVVDTRNATAAVRSGRSKIVKA; the protein is encoded by the coding sequence GTGGCAAAACGCAAGAGTGCAAATCCGAAAGGCGACGGCGCGTCCGTCTATGTAGGCATCGTCGGTTTGGGCTACGTCGGACTGCCGCTGGCACGCGAGTTCTGCAAGGGCGGGGCGAAGGTCCTGGGCTTCGACGTCAATTCCAAGGCGGTCGCGACGATCAATCGGGGTCGCAGTCCGATAAAGCACATCCCGCACACCACCATGTCGGAGATGATCGGGTCGGGCCAGTTTCGGGCCACTGAGGACATGCGCGAACTGTCGAAGCCGGACGCGATTCTGATCTGCGTGCCTACGCCTTTGACCAAGAACCGCGAACCCGATCTTCAATACGTCGAGACCACCTGTCACACAATCGCCAAATACCTCCGCAAGGGCCAGCTTGTGGTTCTGGAGAGCACGACCTATCCCGGCACGACCCGCGAAGTCATGCTGCCGATTCTCGAACAGTCGGGGCTCAAGGCCGAGAAGGACTTCTTCCTGGCCTATTCGCCCGAGCGCGAGGACCCGGGCAACAAAAGCTTCCAGACGTCCACGATCCCCAAGGTGATCGGCGGCTACGGCAAGGAGAGCCTGCGCCGGGCGCTGGAAGTCTACCGCTGTGCGATCGAGACGCTGGTTCCCGTGGACAACTGCGAAGTGGCCGAGGCGGCCAAAATCCTCGAGAACACCTATCGCTGCATCAACATCGCCCTGGTCAACGAGCTGAAGATGCTCTTCGACCGCATGGGCATCGACGTCTGGGAGGTCATTCGAGCCGCCGGCACGAAGCCGTTCGGATTCAGTGCGTTCTATCCGGGCCCCGGCCTGGGCGGCCACTGCATCCCGATCGATCCGTTCTATCTGACGTGGAAGGCGCGCCAGTACGCGATGCCGACGCGTTTCATCGAGCTGGCCGGCGAGATCAACACGGGCATGCCCGAATACGTCGTGCAACGGACGGCCGACGCCCTCAACGAGCGGCGCAAGAGCCTCAAGGGCTCACGGGTCCTGGTGCTCGGCCTGGCCTATAAGCCGGACATCGACGACGTGCGCGAATCGCCGTCGCTGGAACTGATCGAGATGCTCAAGGAAAAGGGCGCCAAGGTCGATTACAACGATCCCTACATCCCGCAGACACATAAGCAGCGCGAGTACGACCTTCGGATGAAGAGCAAGCCGCTGACCGCCAAGACCCTTGCCGGCTACGACGCCGTGCTGATCGCCACCAACCACAGCGAATATGACTATGCCTGGATCGTCAGGCACGCCAGGCTGGTTGTGGACACGCGCAACGCCACGGCGGCGGTTCGCAGCGGGCGCAGCAAGATCGTCAAGGCGTGA
- a CDS encoding S8 family serine peptidase translates to METLRRALGIALAILLGCCQVPIASAQSESAGRKVLIGFNRLVESQRPQTLAELIQRAGGKIEHSYHLLPVVLATLNDETIENLRDHPEIAYVERDQRVHATVQETPWNIERIDAERVWHAEYGASSGAGVNVAILDTGIDADHPDLAVAGGVNFTGNLLKDGSTRRADWIDKEGHGTHCAGVVAALDNSIGVVGVSPRVRLWAVRVLADDRSGYVSDVIQGIEWCVDNGIDIASMSFAGQYSQALREACDIAYRAGLLLVAASGNDGSAVGYPAAYDSVIAVSAIDTMDGLAGFSCVGPEVELAAPGVGVRSTYRDGGYASFSGTSMACPHVVGVAALVWASPALGVHSAAAVRARLQETAERLPSLSSEQVGYGLVHAGRAAVPPAVTDLAVAGIDVPGSVVQGDSVEVIVTVENVGNRACAAGVSVTLATGSGSSANGVIGARTTAGPLSPGASAMLTYTWDTTDVPSGAHTLMARHDLSDDDATNDARSVPVVVHAAITDIAITGVDGPSVVTKGDSVQIVVTVENVGDRDVEEDIAVSLTLNGGAASHTGDDIVIGMQIVRGGLRVGQDAALTYTWDTRGVEAGVHALTARHDRADEYSDNDSDGMTLTVAAGMPSAGVTITSIMPKTMWSGMSGSVIIRGTGFVDGAEVSFEGGEGLPPVATGIRVMGSSSIMARVAVGDRTLPAPSVWDVRVTNPDGSSAVFHDGLIVQP, encoded by the coding sequence GTGGAAACGCTACGGAGAGCGTTGGGGATCGCGTTGGCGATTCTCTTGGGTTGCTGTCAGGTTCCAATCGCGTCGGCCCAGAGCGAGTCGGCCGGGCGCAAGGTGCTCATTGGTTTCAATCGTCTCGTCGAGTCCCAGCGCCCGCAGACCCTTGCCGAGTTGATCCAACGCGCGGGCGGGAAGATCGAGCATTCATACCACCTGCTGCCGGTGGTCCTGGCGACGCTGAACGATGAGACCATCGAGAATCTGAGGGATCACCCGGAGATCGCGTACGTTGAGCGAGACCAGCGCGTCCACGCGACGGTGCAGGAGACCCCCTGGAACATCGAGCGGATTGACGCCGAACGGGTCTGGCATGCCGAGTATGGCGCCAGCTCCGGCGCCGGAGTGAATGTAGCGATTCTGGACACGGGGATCGATGCGGATCACCCGGACCTGGCGGTCGCGGGCGGCGTCAACTTCACCGGCAACCTCCTGAAAGACGGCAGCACGAGACGAGCCGATTGGATCGACAAGGAAGGGCATGGCACACACTGCGCCGGGGTTGTGGCGGCCCTCGACAACAGCATCGGGGTCGTCGGTGTTTCGCCCCGGGTCCGGCTCTGGGCCGTGAGAGTGCTCGCCGACGACAGGAGCGGGTACGTCAGCGACGTGATCCAGGGGATCGAGTGGTGCGTGGACAACGGCATCGATATCGCATCGATGAGTTTTGCGGGTCAATACAGTCAGGCCCTCCGCGAGGCGTGTGACATTGCCTATCGGGCGGGTCTGCTCCTCGTCGCTGCATCCGGCAACGACGGGTCGGCCGTCGGCTATCCTGCGGCATACGACTCGGTCATCGCGGTCTCCGCTATTGACACGATGGACGGCTTGGCGGGGTTCTCCTGTGTCGGTCCCGAGGTCGAGTTGGCCGCTCCCGGCGTGGGCGTTCGATCCACCTACCGCGACGGCGGATACGCCAGTTTCAGCGGCACCTCCATGGCCTGTCCGCACGTTGTCGGCGTCGCCGCGTTGGTCTGGGCCTCTCCGGCCCTGGGAGTCCACAGCGCCGCCGCCGTGCGAGCTCGACTGCAAGAGACCGCCGAAAGGCTTCCCTCTCTCTCCTCCGAGCAGGTCGGCTATGGCCTCGTTCACGCCGGGCGGGCGGCCGTGCCGCCTGCGGTGACCGACCTGGCCGTTGCAGGCATCGACGTGCCCGGTTCGGTTGTCCAGGGCGATTCGGTCGAGGTGATCGTGACTGTTGAGAACGTCGGCAATCGGGCGTGTGCGGCAGGGGTGTCCGTTACCCTGGCGACCGGCTCCGGAAGCAGTGCCAATGGTGTGATCGGCGCCAGGACGACGGCCGGACCGTTGAGCCCGGGCGCCTCGGCCATGTTGACCTACACGTGGGATACGACCGACGTTCCCTCGGGCGCACATACGCTCATGGCCCGGCACGACCTGTCCGACGATGACGCGACGAACGATGCCAGGAGCGTGCCTGTGGTCGTTCACGCAGCCATCACTGACATCGCCATAACCGGTGTCGACGGCCCCTCCGTTGTCACGAAGGGAGATTCAGTACAGATCGTCGTCACAGTGGAGAACGTCGGCGACAGAGACGTCGAGGAAGACATCGCCGTGTCGCTGACCTTGAACGGCGGGGCGGCCTCCCATACGGGTGACGACATCGTTATCGGGATGCAGATCGTTCGAGGGGGGCTTCGGGTCGGGCAGGATGCCGCCTTGACGTATACATGGGACACGCGCGGAGTAGAAGCCGGCGTGCACGCCCTCACGGCGCGCCACGACAGGGCCGATGAGTATTCCGACAACGATTCCGACGGAATGACTCTGACGGTTGCGGCGGGGATGCCGTCGGCCGGGGTGACGATCACCTCGATCATGCCCAAGACGATGTGGTCGGGCATGTCGGGTTCGGTCATCATCCGAGGGACCGGTTTCGTCGATGGCGCCGAGGTGTCCTTCGAAGGGGGTGAAGGCCTGCCCCCGGTGGCCACAGGCATTCGTGTTATGGGTTCCAGTTCGATCATGGCCAGGGTGGCCGTCGGAGACAGGACGTTGCCTGCTCCTTCCGTGTGGGACGTTCGCGTGACCAATCCGGATGGATCCTCTGCCGTGTTCCATGACGGCCTTATCGTTCAGCCGTAG